The Streptomyces sp. NL15-2K genome contains a region encoding:
- a CDS encoding fumarate reductase/succinate dehydrogenase flavoprotein subunit, which translates to MSVVDRQEWDVVVVGAGGAGLRAAIEARERGARTAVICKSLFGKAHTVMAEGGIAAAMGNVNAGDNWQVHFRDTMRGGKFLNQWRMAELHAQEAPQRVWELETWGALFDRTKDGRISQRNFGGHEYPRLAHVGDRTGLELIRTLQQKIVSLQQEDHRETGDYESRLKVYQECTVTRVLKDGSRVSGVFAYDRETGRFFVLEAPAVVIATGGIGKSFKVTSNSWEYTGDGHALALLAGAPLLNMEFVQFHPTGMVWPPSVKGILVTESVRGDGGVLRNSEGKRFMFNYIPDVFKEKYAQSEEEGDRWYEDPDNNRRPPELLPRDEVARAINAEVKAGRGSPHGGVFLDVSTRMPADVIRRRLPSMYHQFKELADVDITAEPMEVGPTCHYVMGGIAVESDTAAARGVPGLYAAGEVAGGMHGSNRLGGNSLSDLLVFGRRAGWHAAEYATGLAEGRPAVDDVQVDAAAAEALRPFSAETEEPAAGPPENPYTLHQELQQTMNDLVGIIRREPEMKQALEKLADLRVRARRAGVEGHRQFNPGWHLALDLRNMLLVSECVARAALERTESRGGHTREDHPSMDRKWRRLNLLCQLTDPTGGLAATDPVRGQIDLVRETTEAIRTDLLALFDKEELVKYLAEEELYE; encoded by the coding sequence ATGTCCGTGGTCGACCGACAGGAGTGGGACGTCGTCGTGGTCGGCGCCGGCGGTGCCGGACTGCGCGCGGCCATCGAGGCGCGCGAGCGCGGCGCCCGTACGGCGGTGATCTGCAAGTCGCTGTTCGGCAAGGCGCACACGGTGATGGCCGAGGGCGGCATCGCGGCGGCGATGGGCAACGTCAACGCGGGCGACAACTGGCAGGTCCACTTCCGCGACACCATGCGCGGCGGCAAGTTCCTCAACCAGTGGCGGATGGCCGAGCTGCACGCCCAGGAGGCCCCCCAGCGGGTCTGGGAGCTGGAGACCTGGGGCGCCCTGTTCGACCGTACGAAGGACGGCCGGATCTCGCAGCGCAACTTCGGCGGCCACGAGTACCCGCGCCTCGCGCACGTCGGCGACCGCACGGGCCTGGAGCTGATCCGCACCCTCCAGCAGAAGATCGTCTCGCTCCAGCAGGAGGACCACCGGGAGACGGGCGACTACGAGTCGCGGCTGAAGGTGTACCAGGAGTGCACGGTCACGAGGGTCCTCAAAGACGGCTCCCGTGTCAGTGGCGTCTTCGCCTACGACCGCGAGACCGGCCGTTTCTTCGTCCTCGAAGCCCCCGCCGTTGTGATCGCGACCGGCGGCATCGGCAAGTCCTTCAAGGTCACGTCGAACTCGTGGGAGTACACGGGCGACGGCCACGCGCTGGCGCTGCTGGCCGGGGCGCCCCTGCTGAACATGGAGTTCGTGCAGTTCCACCCGACGGGCATGGTCTGGCCGCCGTCCGTGAAGGGCATCCTGGTCACCGAGTCGGTGCGCGGCGACGGCGGGGTCCTCAGGAACTCCGAGGGCAAGCGGTTCATGTTCAACTACATCCCCGACGTCTTCAAGGAGAAGTACGCCCAGTCGGAGGAGGAGGGCGACCGCTGGTACGAGGACCCGGACAACAACCGGCGTCCTCCCGAGCTGCTCCCCCGCGACGAGGTGGCGCGGGCGATCAACGCGGAGGTCAAGGCGGGCCGCGGCTCCCCGCACGGCGGCGTCTTCCTGGACGTGTCCACGCGTATGCCGGCGGACGTCATCCGCCGCCGTCTGCCCTCCATGTACCACCAGTTCAAGGAGCTGGCGGACGTCGACATCACCGCTGAGCCGATGGAGGTCGGCCCCACCTGTCACTACGTGATGGGCGGCATCGCCGTCGAGTCCGACACCGCCGCCGCACGCGGAGTGCCGGGCCTGTACGCGGCCGGTGAGGTGGCGGGCGGCATGCACGGCTCCAACCGTCTCGGCGGCAACTCCCTCTCCGACCTGCTGGTCTTCGGGCGCCGGGCGGGCTGGCACGCGGCCGAGTACGCGACCGGGCTCGCGGAGGGCCGCCCGGCGGTGGACGACGTCCAGGTGGACGCCGCGGCCGCCGAGGCCCTGCGCCCCTTCTCGGCCGAGACCGAGGAACCCGCCGCGGGCCCGCCGGAGAACCCGTACACCCTCCACCAGGAACTCCAGCAGACCATGAACGACCTGGTCGGCATCATCCGCCGCGAGCCCGAGATGAAGCAGGCCCTGGAGAAGCTCGCCGACCTGCGCGTACGGGCCCGCCGGGCCGGCGTCGAAGGCCACCGCCAGTTCAACCCCGGCTGGCACCTCGCCCTCGACCTCAGGAACATGCTGCTGGTCAGCGAGTGCGTGGCCCGGGCCGCGCTGGAGCGCACGGAGTCGCGCGGCGGCCACACCCGCGAGGACCACCCGTCCATGGACCGCAAGTGGCGCCGCCTCAACCTGCTGTGCCAACTCACCGACCCCACGGGCGGGCTGGCGGCGACGGACCCGGTCCGCGGCCAGATCGACCTCGTACGGGAGACCACCGAAGCCATCCGCACCGACCTGCTCGCCCTCTTCGACAAGGAGGAGCTGGTCAAGTACCTCGCCGAAGAGGAGCTGTACGAATGA
- a CDS encoding ABC transporter family substrate-binding protein — protein sequence MRSVAFLTTGALAVSALAGCSSEDQAGQPLAGQDIAPAARARVADGGTLRWAVDAVPETLNTFQSDADAATTRIAQAVLPSMFRLDENGRPERNPDHLESAEVIETEPKQVVLYKLNQQAVWSDGREIGAADFAAQWRALSGKDTAYWTARNAGYDRIEKIERGASDLEVKVTFGRPYADWKSLFSPLYPKDVMGTPDSFNDGARTKLKVTAGPFTVKKVDRKGDKVTLTRNPRWWGHPARLSEIELRAVPRGKRAAALAAGKLDLAEIDPEAAGRITLAARAHARGKGTATPLQGPGRTGEKQSGKITAWERQQAALRGFEVRKSLEPAYTQLALNGAKGPLADERVRRAVARALDREELAKAVLKPLGLPAVPVGSHLALSGQAAYADNSGSLGDQDTEEAQALLADAGWVPGGPLKKEKKKGEKAAGGEGEKAEESEKPDKTESDKTEEESEGGDEGTYIVGEDDEDNKADHDKKHDKKHEDGSAQLAQEGKQYGNNQKPDGAPGAYAPMGTAAPAGAAARPLAKDGKPLTLRFVLPSGSGSATLRTVAGRISRMLEKVGIRTEISKVSDESYFKDHIASGQYDLALYSWPTSAFPATDARPIFAKPVPAADGSLNVEQNFTRVGTDQVDQLFDQAIGTLDEGENRSLIRKADSRIWAAAGSIPLYQRPQLTAARKNLVNVGAFGFETPVYEDMGFLKKGARPAAGPSKK from the coding sequence ATGCGCTCGGTCGCCTTCCTCACCACGGGTGCGCTCGCGGTGTCCGCGCTCGCCGGATGCAGTTCCGAGGACCAGGCGGGCCAGCCACTCGCCGGGCAGGACATCGCACCCGCCGCCCGCGCGCGGGTCGCCGACGGCGGCACCCTGCGCTGGGCCGTGGACGCCGTACCGGAGACGCTGAACACCTTCCAGTCCGACGCCGACGCGGCCACCACCCGGATCGCCCAGGCCGTGCTGCCGTCGATGTTCCGGCTGGACGAGAACGGGCGGCCCGAGCGCAACCCCGACCACCTGGAGTCCGCCGAGGTCATCGAGACCGAGCCGAAGCAGGTCGTGCTGTACAAGCTGAACCAGCAGGCCGTGTGGAGCGACGGCCGGGAGATCGGCGCCGCCGACTTCGCCGCCCAGTGGCGTGCCCTGTCCGGCAAGGACACCGCCTACTGGACCGCCCGCAACGCCGGCTACGACCGCATCGAGAAGATCGAGCGCGGGGCGAGCGACCTGGAGGTCAAGGTCACCTTCGGGCGGCCGTACGCCGACTGGAAGTCACTGTTCTCGCCGCTGTACCCGAAGGACGTCATGGGCACGCCGGACTCCTTCAACGACGGGGCCAGGACGAAACTGAAGGTCACCGCCGGTCCCTTCACCGTGAAGAAGGTCGACCGCAAGGGCGACAAGGTCACCCTCACCCGCAATCCGCGCTGGTGGGGTCACCCCGCCAGGCTCTCCGAGATCGAGCTGCGTGCCGTACCCCGCGGCAAGCGGGCCGCCGCGCTGGCCGCCGGGAAGCTCGATCTGGCCGAGATCGATCCCGAGGCCGCCGGGCGCATCACCCTCGCCGCCCGCGCCCATGCCAGGGGCAAGGGCACCGCCACCCCGCTCCAAGGGCCGGGCCGCACCGGCGAGAAGCAGTCCGGGAAGATCACCGCGTGGGAGCGTCAGCAGGCGGCCCTCCGCGGCTTCGAGGTCCGCAAGTCCCTGGAACCCGCCTACACCCAGCTCGCCCTCAACGGCGCCAAGGGTCCGCTCGCCGACGAGCGCGTCCGCCGTGCCGTCGCCCGCGCCCTCGACCGCGAGGAACTCGCGAAGGCCGTCCTCAAGCCGCTGGGGCTGCCCGCGGTGCCCGTCGGCAGCCACCTCGCGCTGTCCGGCCAGGCCGCCTACGCCGACAACAGCGGCTCGCTCGGCGACCAGGACACCGAGGAGGCGCAGGCGCTGCTCGCGGACGCCGGGTGGGTGCCCGGTGGGCCCCTCAAGAAGGAGAAGAAGAAGGGCGAGAAGGCGGCCGGAGGGGAGGGGGAGAAGGCCGAGGAGTCCGAGAAGCCCGACAAGACCGAGTCCGACAAGACCGAGGAGGAGTCGGAAGGCGGCGACGAGGGGACGTACATCGTCGGCGAGGACGACGAGGACAACAAAGCCGACCACGACAAGAAGCACGACAAGAAGCACGAGGACGGCTCGGCGCAGCTCGCCCAGGAAGGCAAGCAGTACGGCAACAACCAGAAGCCGGACGGCGCCCCCGGCGCCTACGCCCCCATGGGCACCGCCGCCCCCGCCGGCGCCGCGGCCCGTCCGCTCGCCAAGGACGGAAAGCCGCTCACGCTCCGCTTCGTGCTCCCCTCGGGCTCCGGATCGGCGACTCTGCGCACCGTCGCCGGCCGCATCAGCCGCATGCTGGAGAAGGTCGGCATCCGTACCGAGATCTCCAAGGTCTCCGACGAGAGCTACTTCAAGGACCACATCGCGTCCGGCCAGTACGACCTCGCCCTGTACTCCTGGCCCACCTCCGCCTTCCCCGCGACCGACGCCCGCCCCATCTTCGCCAAGCCCGTCCCGGCCGCCGACGGCTCCCTGAACGTCGAGCAGAACTTCACCCGGGTCGGCACCGACCAGGTCGACCAGCTCTTCGACCAGGCCATCGGCACGCTCGACGAGGGCGAGAACCGGAGCCTGATCCGCAAGGCGGACTCCCGCATCTGGGCCGCCGCCGGCTCGATCCCCCTCTACCAGCGGCCCCAGCTGACGGCCGCGCGGAAGAACCTGGTGAACGTCGGCGCCTTCGGCTTCGAGACGCCGGTCTACGAGGACATGGGCTTCCTCAAGAAGGGCGCGAGGCCCGCGGCGGGCCCGTCGAAGAAGTGA